Proteins encoded within one genomic window of Candidatus Zixiibacteriota bacterium:
- a CDS encoding DUF2064 domain-containing protein has product MPRKKKNPSVIAICVQEPFEDGSSMDLGAISGDDLRIMHQAFITDTITHALQVEDADVRLYYIDDPDRKRFVKIILDYLKKKLNGNLAAAYKQNFEAFEQNKDRWGVRVEHLFDDCFKAGYKNVLIVGSRTPTITPIAMATALRMLKESDAVFGPTPEGRYYVIGMTGSPRIKLSEFDWKSPSIYSEVADAFTEKGLAWSELEIWYAVETPDELEMMVRDINQYRFEGDDLTARETEIAMERMFSKYGG; this is encoded by the coding sequence ATGCCACGGAAAAAGAAAAACCCGTCGGTGATCGCAATCTGCGTACAGGAACCGTTCGAAGACGGCTCATCGATGGACCTGGGCGCGATTAGCGGTGACGACTTGAGGATAATGCATCAGGCGTTCATTACCGATACGATCACCCACGCTTTACAAGTAGAAGATGCCGACGTCAGGCTTTATTATATCGATGATCCCGACCGTAAAAGATTCGTTAAAATCATTCTCGACTACCTGAAGAAGAAACTCAACGGCAATCTGGCCGCTGCATATAAGCAGAATTTTGAAGCGTTCGAACAGAACAAAGATCGTTGGGGAGTAAGAGTCGAGCATCTTTTCGATGATTGTTTCAAGGCCGGTTATAAAAATGTTCTGATTGTCGGTAGTCGTACCCCGACCATCACTCCCATTGCCATGGCGACCGCACTCAGGATGCTCAAGGAATCGGATGCCGTATTCGGCCCGACTCCCGAAGGACGTTATTACGTCATCGGCATGACCGGCAGCCCCCGGATTAAGCTCTCCGAATTCGACTGGAAATCACCGTCGATCTACAGCGAAGTGGCCGATGCTTTCACCGAGAAGGGGCTGGCCTGGTCGGAACTGGAAATCTGGTATGCCGTGGAGACGCCCGATGAGCTGGAAATGATGGTTCGCGACATCAATCAATACCGTTTCGAAGGCGATGATCTTACCGCACGTGAGACCGAAATCGCCATGGAACGAATGTTTTCCAAATACGGAGGCTGA
- a CDS encoding cytochrome c biogenesis protein CcdA, which yields MNKDSRRKHPARIVLTFLFVSLVGLIPAQAQIDFGSSPDEPIESVVQVQVYLSRTAVAPGDTVDAVAVVDIEPPWHVNSAEPYQDWLIPARLSFDSTDAATPHSIVHPVGRDLFLLDTNMSVYSERILIPFKVAIDSSAVEDVTVPLHFTYQPCNDKTCRAPEEAELTLAIPIGNDGEAANEQFFIEAAPIQETSEMPAAPEPTSDNDLQRLIDKYGFWGYIIALGLAFITGLLLSFSPCTYPMIPITVSIFAGQDRTVGRGFVLSLFYVGSMAMMYGIMGLIVSLVGGVFGAWLASTPVVIGIAAIFVIFALSMFGLYELQVPMALRQKLGTRRGGGGVAGAIVLGIVAALVVSPCVGPFVAGILLYVATSGSPVIGFLVLFTFALGLGTLFVVIGTFSSAISKLPNSGDWMEQVKKFFGFVLIIMAVYFLRTIIPTTVTALVTALILLAFGVFGGGLDRLTAEVGFFGRLKKFLGLIALLIGGYLLIGLMLTRGFILPAASQWLPAGTTAQHETTHLIPFSDNLQAGLERAKAEHKPVLIDTWATWCANCRVLEKKTFNNPDVAREAARFVPLKIQLESADTEITKDFMERFGLRQYSLPTVLLLDSNGNVARILQGVVESDDMIAELQKIK from the coding sequence ATGAATAAAGATTCTCGCCGGAAACATCCCGCCCGTATCGTTCTGACTTTTCTATTTGTATCTCTGGTGGGACTTATCCCTGCCCAGGCGCAAATAGATTTTGGCTCATCTCCGGACGAACCGATTGAGTCCGTGGTGCAGGTACAGGTTTATTTGTCCCGTACGGCCGTTGCTCCCGGAGATACGGTTGATGCCGTTGCGGTGGTTGATATCGAGCCCCCCTGGCATGTCAATTCAGCCGAACCGTACCAGGATTGGTTAATTCCGGCGCGCTTGTCGTTCGATTCCACCGATGCGGCGACACCGCACAGCATCGTGCACCCGGTCGGGCGCGATCTGTTTCTGCTCGACACCAACATGTCGGTTTATTCCGAACGTATCCTGATTCCGTTTAAAGTCGCGATCGATTCCTCCGCGGTCGAGGACGTGACCGTTCCGTTGCATTTTACCTATCAGCCCTGCAACGACAAGACCTGCCGAGCTCCGGAAGAGGCGGAACTGACACTTGCCATTCCGATCGGCAACGACGGCGAGGCGGCCAACGAGCAGTTTTTCATCGAAGCGGCTCCGATTCAAGAGACCTCTGAGATGCCGGCGGCGCCTGAGCCGACAAGCGACAACGACCTCCAGCGCCTGATCGATAAATACGGATTCTGGGGATATATCATTGCCCTGGGATTGGCTTTCATCACCGGTTTACTGCTCTCGTTTTCTCCCTGCACTTATCCGATGATTCCGATCACGGTCAGCATTTTTGCCGGACAGGATCGAACGGTCGGGCGCGGTTTCGTGCTGTCGCTGTTCTATGTCGGTTCCATGGCGATGATGTACGGTATCATGGGGCTGATCGTATCGCTGGTGGGCGGCGTATTCGGCGCCTGGCTGGCCAGCACGCCGGTAGTAATAGGTATTGCCGCGATTTTCGTGATATTCGCTTTATCAATGTTCGGTCTTTACGAGTTACAGGTCCCGATGGCTTTGCGGCAGAAGCTCGGTACGCGGCGTGGCGGCGGCGGTGTCGCCGGAGCGATCGTACTGGGAATCGTTGCGGCGCTGGTTGTATCTCCCTGTGTCGGACCGTTTGTCGCGGGTATTCTGCTTTATGTCGCAACGTCCGGTTCGCCGGTAATAGGCTTCCTGGTGTTGTTCACTTTTGCGCTCGGTCTGGGAACGTTGTTTGTGGTCATCGGTACTTTTTCGTCGGCTATTTCCAAATTGCCCAACTCCGGTGATTGGATGGAGCAGGTTAAGAAGTTCTTTGGCTTTGTCCTGATCATCATGGCCGTCTATTTCCTGCGTACGATCATACCCACTACCGTGACCGCACTCGTTACGGCGCTGATACTTCTGGCGTTCGGGGTTTTCGGCGGTGGTCTGGATCGTCTGACAGCCGAGGTCGGTTTCTTCGGCCGCTTAAAGAAATTCCTCGGTTTGATCGCATTGTTGATCGGCGGCTACCTGCTGATCGGGCTTATGCTGACCCGGGGATTCATTCTTCCGGCGGCATCACAATGGCTCCCGGCGGGTACGACGGCACAACACGAAACGACTCATCTCATCCCTTTCAGCGACAATCTTCAAGCCGGTCTGGAGCGAGCCAAAGCCGAGCACAAACCGGTGCTGATCGACACCTGGGCAACCTGGTGCGCCAACTGCCGCGTTCTCGAAAAGAAGACTTTCAACAATCCCGATGTGGCTCGCGAAGCCGCCCGGTTCGTGCCGCTTAAAATCCAACTGGAATCGGCCGACACCGAAATCACGAAAGATTTCATGGAACGTTTCGGACTACGCCAGTATTCTTTACCAACGGTGTTATTGCTCGATTCCAACGGCAATGTAGCCAGAATCCTTCAGGGTGTGGTCGAATCCGATGATATGATTGCCGAACTGCAGAAAATTAAATAG